Proteins from a single region of Streptomyces sp. TN58:
- a CDS encoding NfeD family protein, translating to MEPWLVWLITALVLGAAEIATLTAALGLLGGAALVTAAFAAVGLPLPLQFLVFAVAATVGLVFVRPVALRRLTPRTEERFGVDALVGAAAYVTSEVSKLGGRVRIGGEEWTARAYDETQVIPPGATVDVIEIKGTTALVYPRE from the coding sequence ATGGAGCCGTGGCTGGTCTGGCTGATCACCGCTCTGGTCCTGGGGGCGGCGGAGATCGCCACCCTCACCGCGGCGCTCGGGCTGCTGGGCGGCGCGGCGCTGGTCACCGCCGCGTTCGCTGCCGTTGGCCTGCCCCTGCCACTGCAGTTCCTGGTGTTCGCGGTCGCCGCGACGGTGGGCCTGGTCTTCGTACGCCCTGTGGCCCTGCGCCGCCTGACCCCGCGGACCGAGGAGCGGTTCGGCGTCGACGCGCTGGTCGGCGCGGCCGCCTATGTGACGTCGGAGGTGTCGAAGCTGGGGGGCAGGGTCCGCATCGGCGGTGAGGAGTGGACGGCGCGCGCCTACGACGAGACGCAGGTGATCCCTCCCGGCGCGACCGTCGACGTCATCGAGATCAAGGGCACCACAGCGCTGGTCTACCCGCGGGAGTGA
- a CDS encoding hemerythrin domain-containing protein, with translation MGHGGNVIDELMADHREVEEMFSRVQAMTGGGQALRDLVDEITIELVRHSVAEEQYLYPAVREHVPGGDRMADKEIEDHTRVEKILKQLEKTSTDDAQISPLLQQLMDEVAAHLQDEESNLFPMLQRACTPQQLDDLGDKIRRAKAMAPTRPHPAAPSTPTASKLLAPGAGLVDRVRDFVTGRGKS, from the coding sequence ATGGGACACGGCGGAAACGTGATCGACGAGCTGATGGCCGACCACCGGGAGGTGGAGGAGATGTTCAGCCGCGTCCAGGCCATGACCGGCGGCGGGCAGGCACTGCGTGATCTCGTCGACGAGATCACCATCGAGCTGGTGCGGCACTCGGTCGCCGAGGAGCAGTACCTCTACCCGGCGGTACGCGAGCACGTCCCCGGCGGCGACCGGATGGCGGACAAGGAGATCGAGGACCACACCCGCGTCGAGAAGATCCTCAAGCAGCTTGAGAAGACGAGCACCGACGACGCGCAGATCAGCCCGCTCCTGCAGCAGCTGATGGACGAGGTCGCCGCGCACCTCCAGGACGAGGAGAGCAATCTCTTCCCGATGCTGCAGCGAGCCTGTACCCCGCAGCAGCTCGACGACCTCGGTGACAAGATCCGCCGCGCCAAGGCCATGGCGCCCACCCGGCCGCACCCCGCGGCGCCGAGCACCCCCACGGCCAGCAAGCTCCTCGCACCGGGTGCCGGTCTCGTGGACCGGGTACGTGACTTCGTGACGGGCCGCGGCAAGTCCTGA
- a CDS encoding cupin domain-containing protein — protein sequence MTIKDIGPEPQSFDLEKATLANPDYRAVAWSGRYLQLTLMSIPVGEDIGLEAHPETDQFLRLDAGRGRVQMGRAKDRLDFDQVVEDGWAVLVPAGTWHNVTNIGDEPLQLYAVYAPAHHAPGRIHATAADAERDEDSGGDEPASWSVQPAEQPSDEHA from the coding sequence GTGACCATCAAGGACATCGGGCCGGAACCGCAGAGTTTCGACCTTGAGAAGGCGACCCTCGCGAACCCGGACTACCGGGCCGTGGCCTGGTCCGGGAGGTATCTGCAGTTGACCCTCATGTCGATCCCGGTGGGTGAGGACATCGGCCTGGAGGCGCACCCGGAGACCGACCAGTTCCTACGCCTCGACGCAGGCCGGGGCCGCGTCCAGATGGGCCGCGCGAAGGACCGGCTCGACTTCGACCAGGTGGTCGAGGACGGCTGGGCGGTCCTGGTACCCGCCGGCACCTGGCACAACGTCACCAACATCGGCGACGAGCCCCTGCAGCTCTACGCCGTGTACGCGCCCGCCCATCACGCACCGGGCAGGATCCACGCGACGGCCGCCGACGCGGAGCGCGACGAGGACTCGGGCGGTGACGAGCCGGCGAGCTGGTCGGTCCAGCCGGCCGAGCAGCCCTCGGACGAGCACGCGTGA
- a CDS encoding isoamylase early set domain-containing protein — MLERTLRKDHTEVTFVLPVDNPPGPVSVVGDFNGWQPGVHMLKARKDGKRAVTVELPSETTHSFRYLAAGDYWFNDESAGDQDGRNSRLHT; from the coding sequence ATGCTGGAGCGCACGCTGCGCAAGGACCACACCGAGGTCACCTTCGTCCTTCCCGTCGACAACCCGCCGGGGCCGGTCAGCGTGGTGGGCGACTTCAACGGCTGGCAGCCCGGCGTGCACATGCTCAAGGCCCGCAAGGACGGCAAGCGCGCCGTCACGGTCGAGCTGCCCAGCGAGACGACCCATTCCTTCCGCTACCTGGCCGCCGGGGACTACTGGTTCAACGACGAGAGCGCCGGCGATCAGGACGGCCGCAACAGCCGCCTCCACACCTGA
- a CDS encoding SDR family oxidoreductase, translating into MPSRDQARLTDPVGLHPRPPFPEQDQDHPGSTEAMDPRPDHGEDTYQGHGLLDGRRALVTGGDSGIGRAVCLAFAREGADVVFTHLPEEAAEAEETARLIRKADRTAVAVACDIRDEGECTALVDRTVGELGGIDLLVNNAAYQMAQPDGIEAITTEQFDRVMKTNLYGMFWLTKAALAHMPRGASVINTASVQGYQPSPHLLDYAMTKSAIISFTHSLAQMLAERGIRANAVAPGPVWTPLIPATMPDPTKFGEQSPLGRPAQPAEMAPAYVFLASDQASYITGEIVNATGGTPLP; encoded by the coding sequence ATGCCCTCCCGCGACCAGGCCCGCCTCACCGATCCTGTGGGGCTGCACCCCCGTCCGCCGTTTCCCGAGCAGGATCAGGACCATCCCGGATCGACCGAGGCCATGGATCCCCGCCCGGATCACGGCGAGGACACCTATCAGGGGCATGGCCTGCTGGACGGCCGTAGGGCGCTGGTCACCGGAGGGGACTCCGGGATCGGCCGCGCCGTCTGCCTGGCCTTCGCCCGGGAGGGAGCCGACGTCGTCTTCACCCACCTGCCCGAGGAAGCCGCGGAGGCCGAGGAGACGGCCCGTCTGATCCGGAAGGCCGACCGCACAGCGGTGGCCGTCGCCTGCGACATCCGGGACGAGGGCGAGTGCACCGCCCTCGTCGACAGGACGGTGGGTGAGCTGGGCGGTATCGACCTGCTCGTCAACAACGCCGCCTACCAGATGGCCCAGCCGGACGGGATCGAGGCGATCACCACCGAGCAGTTCGACCGGGTGATGAAAACGAACCTGTACGGGATGTTCTGGCTCACCAAGGCCGCCCTCGCGCACATGCCGCGCGGCGCCTCCGTGATCAACACCGCCTCGGTGCAGGGCTACCAGCCCAGCCCGCACCTCCTCGACTACGCGATGACCAAATCCGCGATCATCTCCTTCACCCACAGCCTCGCCCAGATGCTCGCCGAGCGCGGCATCCGCGCCAACGCCGTCGCCCCCGGGCCGGTGTGGACCCCGCTGATCCCGGCGACGATGCCCGACCCGACCAAGTTCGGCGAGCAGTCACCGCTGGGCCGGCCCGCGCAGCCGGCGGAAATGGCACCCGCGTACGTCTTCCTCGCCTCCGACCAGGCTTCGTACATCACCGGCGAGATCGTCAACGCCACCGGCGGAACACCGCTGCCGTAA
- a CDS encoding SpoIIE family protein phosphatase has translation MRPAASASEAARQLDAAVAETVRATGASVALVYLLPPGERVLHLAVVSGAPRHITAPWARIDLGAPIPVADAVRERRLVWLGGREDVARRYPRLGLVLPYDFMLAAAPITDGTDAPGGLVLLWPVLRPPDLSPAEREAIDAFGRTACGLLRQAGDNGHLLLPADPPRVLPPPASRVPEPDEALAAAGFAERLPLGCCAMNLDGRITFINSAAADLVGAGVAALRGARPWEVLPWMREPVFEDQYRAAVVSRQPASFTALRPPDRWLTFRLHPDDSGISVHITPAAGPEGHHPRRDPVPAAEPAGVTALYHLMHLAAALTEAAGVQEVVDLVADQIVPAFGPQALAVLTAEDGRLRHLGHRGHAADLTDRLDGLPLTAHTPTARVVSTGRAGFFPTFAELQREYPAAVHLDDMASWAFLPLIASDRVVGSLVLAYARLNPFPPAERAVLSSLAGLVAQALDRARLYDTKHDLAHTLQSVLLPHTLPRVEGIDVAVRYLPAGRGMDIGGDFYDLIRHDDTTVTVAIGDVQGHSITAAALMGQVRTAVHAHATVGTPPSEVLARTNRLLVDLDPGLFTSCLIAQIDLVRHRARLANAGHPPPILCHPDGRTEILDVPPGLLLGIDADADCPTTEIQLSPGSMLALYTDGLVEVPGRDIEDTTAELARQLSRRLAGAEGSTMNDVADALIAYATGSAPRHDDIALLLVQASPEG, from the coding sequence ATGCGGCCGGCCGCGTCCGCCAGTGAAGCCGCCCGGCAGCTCGACGCCGCCGTCGCCGAAACGGTCCGGGCCACCGGAGCTTCCGTGGCACTCGTCTACCTCCTTCCGCCGGGTGAGCGGGTCCTGCACCTGGCGGTCGTCTCGGGAGCCCCGAGGCACATCACCGCTCCGTGGGCGCGGATCGACCTCGGCGCGCCCATCCCGGTGGCGGACGCCGTACGGGAACGGCGCCTGGTCTGGCTGGGCGGCCGGGAGGACGTCGCGCGACGCTATCCCAGGCTCGGCCTCGTGCTTCCCTACGACTTCATGCTCGCCGCGGCCCCGATCACCGACGGCACCGACGCCCCGGGCGGCCTCGTGCTGCTCTGGCCCGTCCTCCGCCCGCCCGACCTGAGCCCCGCCGAACGCGAGGCGATCGACGCCTTCGGCCGTACAGCGTGCGGGCTGCTGCGGCAGGCCGGCGACAACGGCCACCTCCTGCTGCCGGCGGACCCGCCCCGTGTGCTGCCCCCGCCCGCCTCCCGAGTCCCCGAACCGGACGAGGCACTGGCCGCGGCCGGCTTCGCCGAACGCCTGCCCCTGGGCTGCTGCGCCATGAACCTCGACGGCCGCATCACGTTCATCAACTCCGCCGCCGCCGACCTCGTGGGCGCCGGCGTCGCGGCCCTTCGCGGGGCCCGGCCCTGGGAGGTGCTCCCGTGGATGCGCGAGCCCGTGTTCGAGGACCAGTACCGGGCGGCGGTGGTCAGCCGCCAGCCCGCGTCCTTCACCGCCCTGCGCCCGCCGGACAGGTGGCTGACGTTCCGGCTCCACCCCGACGACTCCGGCATCAGCGTCCACATCACCCCCGCCGCAGGCCCGGAAGGGCACCACCCACGACGCGATCCGGTACCCGCCGCGGAGCCGGCCGGGGTGACGGCGCTCTACCACCTGATGCACCTCGCGGCCGCCCTGACCGAAGCCGCCGGAGTCCAGGAGGTCGTCGATCTCGTCGCCGACCAGATCGTGCCCGCCTTCGGCCCCCAGGCCCTGGCCGTACTGACAGCCGAGGACGGCAGGCTCCGCCACCTCGGTCACCGCGGACACGCCGCCGACCTGACGGACCGGCTCGACGGCCTTCCACTGACCGCCCACACCCCGACCGCGCGGGTCGTGAGCACCGGCAGGGCCGGCTTCTTCCCCACCTTCGCCGAGCTGCAACGCGAGTACCCCGCCGCGGTCCACCTCGACGACATGGCCTCCTGGGCCTTCCTGCCCCTGATCGCCTCCGACCGCGTCGTCGGCTCCCTCGTGCTCGCCTACGCCCGTCTCAACCCCTTCCCACCCGCCGAACGCGCCGTGCTGAGCTCACTGGCGGGCCTCGTCGCCCAGGCACTGGACCGCGCCCGCCTGTACGACACGAAACACGACCTGGCCCACACCCTGCAGTCGGTCCTTCTGCCGCACACCCTGCCCCGCGTCGAAGGCATCGACGTGGCCGTGCGCTACCTGCCCGCCGGCCGCGGCATGGACATCGGCGGAGACTTCTACGACCTCATCCGCCACGACGACACCACGGTGACCGTCGCGATCGGCGACGTCCAAGGCCACAGCATCACCGCCGCCGCCCTCATGGGACAGGTCCGCACCGCCGTCCACGCCCACGCCACCGTCGGCACGCCCCCCAGCGAAGTACTCGCGCGCACCAACCGCCTCCTGGTCGACCTCGACCCCGGGCTGTTCACCAGCTGCCTGATCGCCCAGATCGACCTCGTACGGCACCGCGCGCGCCTCGCCAACGCCGGACACCCCCCGCCCATCCTGTGCCACCCCGACGGACGCACCGAAATCCTCGACGTGCCACCGGGTCTGCTGCTCGGCATCGACGCCGACGCCGACTGTCCGACCACCGAGATCCAGCTGAGTCCCGGCAGCATGCTCGCCCTCTACACCGACGGACTCGTCGAAGTACCCGGCAGGGACATCGAGGACACCACAGCCGAACTGGCCCGCCAACTCAGCCGCCGCCTCGCCGGCGCCGAAGGCAGCACGATGAACGACGTGGCCGACGCCCTCATCGCGTACGCCACCGGATCCGCGCCCCGCCACGACGACATCGCCCTCCTCCTCGTCCAGGCTTCCCCCGAAGGGTGA
- a CDS encoding SPFH domain-containing protein, with the protein MEVSAFLIVGLLVAALAVFTVVRAVRIVPQARARNVERLGRYHRTLKPGLNVVIPYIDRVHPVIDLREQVVSFKPQPVITEDNLVVEIDTVLYFQVTDPRAAAYEIANFLQAVEQLTVTTLRNVVGSMDLEKTLTSRDTINNQLRGVLDEATGKWGLRVNRVEIKAIDPPQSIKDAMEKQMRAERDKRAAILGAEGQRQSQILTAEGDKQSAVLRAEGNRTAEILRAEGQSRAIDEVFQAVHRNDPDPKLLAYQYLQMLPQLAQGPGNTFWVIPGEVTSALQNVTRAFSQALPQSAATREASSDDLAVQAANDAAKAAEAAAEALADAAEADSEATGALAARGESAERGTDATPDPGSWEAPGSR; encoded by the coding sequence ATGGAAGTGTCCGCGTTCCTCATCGTCGGCCTGCTCGTGGCGGCGCTGGCAGTGTTCACGGTCGTTCGGGCGGTACGCATCGTTCCGCAGGCCCGCGCGCGCAACGTCGAACGGCTGGGCCGCTACCACCGCACCCTCAAGCCGGGGCTCAACGTCGTCATCCCGTACATCGACCGCGTCCATCCGGTGATCGACCTGCGCGAGCAGGTCGTCTCCTTCAAACCGCAGCCGGTCATCACGGAGGACAACCTGGTCGTCGAGATCGACACCGTCCTGTACTTCCAGGTCACCGACCCGCGCGCGGCGGCCTACGAGATCGCCAACTTCCTGCAGGCGGTGGAGCAGCTGACCGTCACCACCCTGCGCAACGTCGTCGGATCCATGGACCTGGAGAAGACACTGACCTCGCGCGACACCATCAACAACCAGCTCCGCGGTGTGCTCGACGAGGCCACCGGCAAGTGGGGGCTCAGGGTCAACCGGGTGGAGATCAAGGCGATCGACCCGCCGCAGTCCATCAAGGACGCGATGGAGAAGCAGATGCGGGCGGAGCGTGACAAGCGGGCCGCCATTCTCGGGGCCGAGGGACAGCGCCAGTCGCAGATCCTCACCGCGGAGGGCGACAAGCAGTCCGCCGTCCTGCGCGCCGAAGGCAACAGGACGGCGGAGATCCTGCGGGCCGAGGGCCAGTCACGGGCCATCGACGAGGTCTTCCAGGCCGTGCACCGCAACGACCCCGACCCCAAGCTGCTGGCCTACCAGTACCTCCAGATGCTGCCCCAGCTGGCCCAGGGGCCGGGCAACACGTTCTGGGTGATACCCGGCGAGGTCACCTCCGCCCTCCAGAACGTCACACGTGCCTTCAGCCAGGCCCTCCCCCAGTCCGCGGCCACCCGCGAGGCGTCCTCCGACGACCTGGCCGTGCAGGCCGCGAACGACGCGGCGAAAGCGGCGGAGGCCGCCGCCGAGGCCCTCGCCGACGCGGCGGAAGCCGACAGCGAGGCCACCGGCGCGCTCGCGGCGCGGGGCGAGTCCGCGGAGCGCGGCACCGATGCGACGCCGGACCCCGGGTCCTGGGAGGCGCCCGGGTCTCGCTGA